Part of the Drosophila kikkawai strain 14028-0561.14 chromosome 3L, DkikHiC1v2, whole genome shotgun sequence genome is shown below.
AAGTAATtcaattataaacaaaatccaaAGAGAGTGTGAAGGCATCTGCTTATTTTAGCAAAAAAGAAGGGGAAGAAAAACTTAATTTCATTAAGGTTTTAACTCCCCCCAAAAACTCCTACTTATGCAGTCTTGTTTCTGTGAAATACATACACGTGCTGcattaaatgcattaaaaattcattacaAAATGTACACAGAGGACACAAACTTCCCATTCTTTCTTGTAAAGGAGATGGCTCCTGGAACATGAACGCAAATGTAAGAAGCTTGTCTCAGGTTACATGTATTCTGGCACAAAAGATTGCTTCAAAGATATGCAAGAATTTAGTATTAGCTTTGCGTTAAATCAGGCTTcattactttaatttaaactaaataaattttagttttaaatggaaataataaattacctAGTAATATTCAAAGAATATTTACTTCTTGTGTAGTAATTTGCTTTCTAAGTTCCCCATGTCTACATCCCTTTAGGCATTTACTGCAACTTTTCTCATCTCCAAAACTGATAAGTATCCTTTCATCTGAACTTGAAAGACAGAAAACACAAGGACAACTCTCACATGTTCAGGTTAAGAAGCATGGCAAACGGAAGGAAATAAACAATCTCATATATCTGTGGAAATGCTTTGGAGCTCGGCTCGTAAATTTCCTTGGCCTGCGGGGCCATCAGCCGGATAACTCATAAGAGAGACAGGCAGGCAGACCATATATGATGGCGATCATAATCAACGTCTTTTGGCACTTTATTGACAAACTAATAAAAACCCAGGACAGAGAAAATGTGCAAGCCAAAAAGGATGTCCTGGCCAGCGAAGAGACGGATAGGATAGGAAACGATTTATTAAAATCCCTGTACATGGCATACATAATAAAAAGGAAGCTGGTCAGGGGTGGGGATAGGATGGGAGAACCCTTACTACTGGCCCGTTGATGTGATGAGTaatttgcttttggcttttaatGTTGGCCAGTACACTTGGAATAAATGGGGATTTCTTAGCTAAAAGTAAAACTAAggaaagtaaatataaaaataatatgtataagTATTACAATTAATTGTTAGaggatttttataaattaaaaaataaaataaataaattaagaaataaataaatatttaataaatacataaataagaaaataaataaatatataaataaaaaaacaattaaattaagaaataaattattaaataaatatataaattattaaattaagatataaattattataaaaataaataaattaataataaaatgaataaattaatgaaatacataatttaattaagaaataaattattaaattaataattaaattaaaaaataaatattaaaaacaaaaaattaataaaataaattatataaataaataaataattaaacaaataaattaatttattaatacaaaaaatataaatttatattaaaagaaaatatttaatcaatttcTCTCACTTTTTCAGCTTGTCCAGGACAACGAATAGTTCCAGGACACGGAAATTAGTGCGGAAATGCTTAGCAAGTACGCTTAGCAATCTGTCAAAAAAgccaaaatgtaataaatgaGACCCACAACGATGCTAGCCAGGAAGCTAGGTGGTAGTctcgtctgtgtgtgtggtggcCATCAACATAATTCATTTGACATGCCAGGACGACAAAAGGCGATGACCAGAAGCCAGTACAAAAGGGGGAACTGGGCTGTAGTGGGCTGTATTTTATGGTAGCACAGATGCACCATATTTCATTACACGTTGATAAGTGGTCATTTATCCTGGATCTAAGTTTGGGTTCCCCTGCATGCCAACAGGCATTTCATAATAATTTGAACAACCTTTTTACGCAAACCTCGAAAGGAAGCCTTTGATTAAATATGGGGGAATATGTTTTTGTACTTTAAGCTGCCATATAGTGTACATATGTACTTGTtgatatgtaaatgtaaaccAACTAACACAACAGCTGCTTTgattatatgtacatttttatttaaatctaaaatatccACAACAAACAATGAATAAATACCCAAAAGTTTAACATTTTAAGATTCCTGCTCTGAGTGACGCTAGCTTTTTATGTCAAAAACTGTCCCAATCCGTTTTTATCATATTAGTAAAAAACAAACTGTACAATATAACGAAAATACGAATAAGAAAAAAGGTTAGTTGTGAAAATTCCTAACGCTTTATTTACTAATTACGATTTATTTAGCCATCTTAAAACGATTTTTCCGTGGTTACCAAACCGCCAGCATGTCCATCAAGAAGGAGTTTGGTTTTGGCCCCAAAGATCATAGCAAAGTGGAGATAGTTTTGGAGCCATTGAGAATACTGGGCGCCACCGATGCTTCCGGGGAAATAGAGTTTTTGATCCAGTGGAAGGGCTCAGATCGTGCCGATTTGGTACCAGCCAAAGAGGCCAACCTAAAGTGGCCccaaatggttattaaattttacgAGGAGCGTGTGACCTTTGATCCTCCTGAATAAACAAGAGGCTTTGAGTTGTTTAAGTAATGTTtgtaatataatttacatttgaataaaaaagaaaaggattttttaaagaaaaaataataattttattgtaaatattttggtaataAAAGCACTAAATAATAcgaaataaatattgatttcaAATTTCTTCTGCAAtctttctttttatacccttgcagggtattataatttcagtcagaagtttgcaacgcagtgaaggagacgtttccgaccctataaagtatatatattcttgatcagcatcaacagccgagtcgatctagccatgtccgtctgtccgtctgtccgtttctacgcaaactagtccctcagttttaaagctatctgaatgaaactttgcatatagtcttctatatactctcactgctatatatgtcggaatgggccggatcggacgactatatcatatagctgccatacaaatgttcgataaatttttggaaaaaaaattataacttggctgtttttcaatattattccaccatttttgggatatagcctttttttattattccagaattttggtaaaaattttatgaaaatctgaccactatatcttatagctgccataggaacgatcgggaaattaatcgaaaaaaattataacttcgttgtttttcaacgtattttattctactttgacacatgagcttctggtattatttcaaaattgtggtataaattttatgaaaatcggacgactatatcttatagctgccataggaacgatagggaaagtaatagaaaaaattataacttcgttgtttttatacccttgcagggtattataatttcagtcagaagtttgcaacgcagtgaaggagacgtttccgaccctataaagaatatattttcttgatcagcatcaacagccgagtcgatctagccatgtccgtctgtccgtctgtccgtctgtccgtccgtctgtccgtttctacgcaaactagtccctcagttttaaagctatctgaatgaaactttgcatatagtcttctatatactctcactgctatatatgtcggaacgggccggatcggacgactatatcatatagctgccatacaaatgttcgataaatttttagaaaaaaaattttaacttggctgtttttcaatattattccatcatttttgagatatagcctttttatattattccagaattttggtaaaaattttatgaaaatcggaccactatatcttatagctgccataggaacgatcgggaaatcaatcaaaaaaattataacttcgttgtttttcaacgtattttaatctactttgacacatgagcttctggtattatttcaaaattttggtaaaaattttatgaaaatcggacgactatatcttatagctgccataggaacgatagggaaagtaatagaaaaaattataacttcgttgttttttaacgtattttcatctactctgagatatgagctttacttattattatagaattttggtatacattttatgaaagtcggacaactatgtcatatagcagccatagaagcgatccgcagatgtagagaaaatgtaaagctgggaatgtataactgtaactgtcaaactgtaaacataataagtataggtaaaatggtatgtaactcagtttagtgtctgttttcggcattataatttatgacataaatatgaaaagcaatctgcaagggtatacaagcttcggcgtgccgaagttagcttcctttcttgttttttatttcaaaattatcTCAAAACTATTTCTGCGTTTTCACCAATTAAAAACttcttatattttcaaatatgtgtaattaacaatacaaaaattatatctcTAATCGGAATCATTTTCATCATCCACAAATGCGAAACGCTTGGCAGTGCCAATAATCCTTAGAGGTGCCTtctgcttttccttttcctttgttGGTTTCGTCTGAATCTCCTTTGATGAAGGCTCCTTTTCCTTGCTTCCCACAAAATATTTGGACCTGAAACATTGAAGAAATTCTGGAGCTGGTGGAACATTGCCCACCGCATGAAAGGGCACAATACCCTGAATGTGATCGGGACGCAGCAGGCTGCATAGTTGCCGCAGATGCATTCTCGTTGGCAGTGGCGACCACTTGATTATTCCCAGGGGAAAGTGAACAGTGGCAACCTTCTCATCCTCCTCCGCTTGGCTATCTTCCGCGCTTGAATTCTGGATGGCGCTGACATGGACTTTGGTCAGCCTTCCCGGTACAAGCTTCAGCTCGGAATTGAGGCACTCGAAGCTCTCTTGAAAGTCACCTAAGAGACGGATATGACCATGAAGCTTCGTGTAATTCAATTGCCAGACGAGTTCCTCGTAACCAAAGAGCGGCAGCTCGAGCAGCACCACAGCATTGTGACTTTTACGATATTCTTCAATGTTGGCAGCCAACTCGTCAAAGTCCACGGGCTCAAAGGGCACATTAACGGACGAGAGATTCAGATACAATTGCTCTGTACCCTGAGCGATCCAGGAATTAAATATAGAATTGGCCAGCAGACAACCGAGACTTTCTAGCTTCACCGCCGAATAGCAGTAGAGGAGCTTGCCAACATTCGTTGGCCGACGAATGAGCAGAATGAGATTGTGGCCAAGTTTACTTCCAGGACAGAGCATCGCCTCTAAACGCTTGCCATCGCTGAGGCGCAACGAGAAAGGCTGGCACTCCTCCACCACCTCAAAATCCGCCTCCTCGATCTTCGCCTGGCGGGACCTTAGATACTTGAGCAATTGATTAGCCAAGGGACGGGTGGTGTACATTCGGCAGAACTTGCGGGGCAGGACAAGCAGCTGCTCTTGCATGTTGCCCAGGTGAGTCACAAACACCTTGAAGTGCTGCTCGTACAACTTGGGGATCACATCGAAGATAAGCTCGGGATGTTCCTTGGGTCTCATGGCGGCTTTATGGTTTTATATGAAGATTGAGCTAGAAATACAAAGTAAAGTAGATAAAGTAAAGTTTGTTATTAATCAAGGAAGCTTAAGAAGGAATCTTTAatagtaaattttaaataccaaaccaaccaaaccaaaattgtaaataaagaatattatCACCTATTACCGAATTATTTTCCCCATTTCAGCGAGGTAAATCCCAGCTATCTATCGCAACAACTTTacttattagtttttttaaaaaagctCCAAAAAACTTGGAGTGAATCATAGACTCATTGACGGCCTTTCATGGTCGGGCAACACACCCCGAACACACTCCCACAGGCGGATATAAAAGTCCAACGGCTTGGTATTCATCAATCATGACCTAAAGACGTCGGTTCAAGCTTTGCATAACGCAGGCAGGCaccaaatgtaaacaaattgcgaaaaaaaaaagacaacaaaaaaaattaaaccgAGTTGAATGACAGACATTGGCACAGATTTTAAAAACCAACTTCGAGGAACAGCCCACGATTACTGGAAGTTTTTTTCGCTTTGGGGTTTTGCTTTCGTTTGACCGCCAAATCCGTCACCAATTGGCTCAGCTTTATCATCCCATCATCCCGCCGAATGCTGCTGGGGTTACCTCAGAGGCAATAAAAGGtgtaaattattattaccaACAGCTGGAATGGAAAAGAAAGCCACTGGTGGGGGAGCAGAAAATTACTCAACTCGAGTTAGTTTCTGTTTCAGTTGGGAGGCCTGGGCTCATTTGCCGCTTGTTAGCCGCTTGGCCTCCTCTCTGGGGCCCAAACTTTCACTCAGCCGACTCTCTTGGCCCATTATAATTAAGCCATTTAGCTGGCCAACTGCCTCGTCGTCTGTCTCGTTGTTGGACAATCATTTCTCGCTCGGAAAAGTGTAACAAATGTTCCAATTAATTGCCGCCAATGCAAGGCGTAATTGTGATTGACAAGATCGTGTGTAACCCGAGGTGAATGATCCAGCAAAGAGGTAAATAATGCTAAATCCGATTACCTGCTGTATTGACAAAGTATAGCAACTATGGTTgctaaatttttgtttagaaataaAGCTTATTAATACGTGTAAGAGGTGAGTGTTGTCAACTTTGCTGAGGTCtggttaaattttaaatgaaaacagGCTTactttgaatatataaaatatttttgtagagattttataatttttaaaaattaattactatttttataatttttttatataaattctttgaCTAAGGAcaacaattttaaagattttccaATTGGGTATTCAGgctttttgggttttaaaaacttttaaagtaaagcaaactttaaacaaatttatattaaattcgaaaataaatatcaataagttttttagaTTCGTAGTAATGCTAATTTTTggtaaaacaaatttttattaattaatttggtttaaaaattaacattaaaacCGCAAACTAAAGGCTTTCTTTGCTCTTTATTCAGTCTCTTGCAGCTGATTCTGCTTTCTTGTAGCCGCTCTACAACTCTCTTTTGATCCGCAGCTCACTCTCCATATCTCTCTGCTCTGGAATTCCCCAGACTTGGGCTTTATCTTACAAAGATATGGCTACCATGGGGGCTTGGAGGCTACTCTGCGCCGGCGTCGCGTGTCAAACGAACGCCAAACTCAAAGCCGGAAAGACATCGTCGGCGCATGTGCAGCTCTTtcgagtttatttttttacaagcTCAAGCTTACGACGGTTGCGTCGTCGCCTAAGTTCAGCAGTCAACCCAACCagtttataaattcaaaatttcgCTTTCAGTTTCGTTTGCGACTCGCAGAGAAAAAGAAGCAACGGCAGCTAccacccaaaaataaaaaatacaaaaaaagtgCAGTGAGTAAGTGAAACTGAAAGTGtgcaaatcaaatcaaaagccGGGCCCCTACGAAAATAGCTCTTGAAATTGTCGCAATTTAAA
Proteins encoded:
- the LOC108080644 gene encoding uncharacterized protein, which codes for MRPKEHPELIFDVIPKLYEQHFKVFVTHLGNMQEQLLVLPRKFCRMYTTRPLANQLLKYLRSRQAKIEEADFEVVEECQPFSLRLSDGKRLEAMLCPGSKLGHNLILLIRRPTNVGKLLYCYSAVKLESLGCLLANSIFNSWIAQGTEQLYLNLSSVNVPFEPVDFDELAANIEEYRKSHNAVVLLELPLFGYEELVWQLNYTKLHGHIRLLGDFQESFECLNSELKLVPGRLTKVHVSAIQNSSAEDSQAEEDEKVATVHFPLGIIKWSPLPTRMHLRQLCSLLRPDHIQGIVPFHAVGNVPPAPEFLQCFRSKYFVGSKEKEPSSKEIQTKPTKEKEKQKAPLRIIGTAKRFAFVDDENDSD